Part of the Streptomyces sp. NBC_01353 genome, TGACGTCGTGTGAGTGTGTGAAAGGGCGGCACCCCTCCGGGGGTGCCGCCCTTTTTTCGTGCGCTCAGTCCAGCGCGAGGCTTCTGAGGACCAGGCCCGTCGCCGGCTTCGGTCCGAAGGACGTCGACTTGCGGGGCATGGTGACGCCCTGCCGGGCCAGATCCCGTACGACGTCCTCCCGTACCGGATGCATGAGCACCGCCGTACCGCCGCGGCGTTCGGCCTGGGCGACGGCGGCCTCGGTGTCGTGGATGTAGCTGATCTCCTCGGGGGCGTCCGGGATGTGCCAGACATGGTCGAGGAGTGTGGAGTGCAGGATCGTGGCGTCCAGGGTGCGCCATGCCTCGGGGCGGTCCGCGCGGATCGTACGGGCGAGCAGTGCCGGGTCGGGGCGGTCGAGGAGGTGGAACGCGCCGTCGCCGGCCAGGACGAAGGCGTTGCCGTCGGCCGTGGCGGACTCCAGGGTCTCCATGGCCGTCGACAGGGGGCCTTCGATGCGGCGGACGCGGAAGCCGTCGCCGAGAGCCGCGATGGCGTCCGCGACGGGGAGGCGGTTGAGGAGGCGGTGGATGGCGCGGACGCGGAGGGGATAGCGGGCCGTGTCGATGAGGAGGACGAGGCCGTAGTTCCACGGGCTGGGCTGCGTGTGTTCCTCGCGGAGCCGCAGGTACGTCGCCCAGCGGTGGTGGCCGTCGGCGATCAGCGCCTGGTGCTCCGCGAGGGCGGCGGAGACCGCCGCGAGCTCCGCGGGATCCGTGACTGCCCAGAGGCGATGGCTGAAGCCGTCCTCGGTGGTCGTGGCGAGCAGGGGCTCGCGCCGCACGGTGCGCTCGATGACCTCGGCGGCTCCGTCGCCCTCGCCGCGGTAGGTGAGGAGGAGCGGCTCCAGATTGGCGGCCGTGGTCCGCATCAGCGCGGCGCGGTCCTCGACGACGTGCGGCATGACGTCCTCGTGGGGGAGCACGATGCCCTCGGCCGGGGTGGAGAGTTCCAGGGCACCGATGATGCCGCGCTGCAGGATGCCGTCGCCGCTCTGCTCGTACACGTACAGGGCGGGCTCGGGGTCGGGGGCGAGGACGCCGTCGGCGAGCCAGCGGTCGAGGGTGACGGCGGCCTTGCGGTGGCGGGTGCCGGCGGTGATCGCCTGCGGCAGGATCAGCCGGACGATGTTGTGCGGGTCGGCGGACTCGAGGTGGTGCAGTCCGTCGGGCCGTACGACGACGTCGTACGGCGGGGAGGTCACGGCGGCCAGGCTGCCGACCCGTTCGGGGACGTAGCGCAGTCCTCGGAACGGGACCATGTGCAGACCGTCGGCGCGGACGTCGTCGGCCGCGGGACCTGAGGTGTTCATTACGCAATCGTAAGTGGGCGGTGGCGATGAGCGATGATCGGGGGAGACGGGGAGTGACGTGATCGTTTCGTTTTGATGTGAGGGGTACGAGGTCATGGGTGACGGCGTTCGGGGTCGGCAGGGCAGGTTTCGGCCGGGCGGGAGCGAGCGGGCGCTGAGCGAGGCGTACGACACGGCGCTGCTCGATCTGGACGGTGTGGTGTACGCGGGCGGGGAGGCGATCCCGTACGCGGTGGAGGCGCTGGGGTCGGCGCGGGCCGGCGGGATGCATCTCGCGTACGTCACCAACAACGCGCTGCGGACGCCGGACGCGGTGGCCGCGCATCTGACCGAATTGGGGGTGCCGGCGGAGGCGGGGGACGTCATCACGTCGGCGCAGGCGGTGGCGCGGCTGATCGCCGACGAAGTGCCCGCCGGGTCACGGGTGTTGGTGATCGGTGGGGAGGGGCTTCGGGTGGCGCTGCGGGAGCGGGGCCTGGTGCCGGTGGAGTCGGCCGACGAGGACGGCCTGGCGGCGGTCGTCCAGGGGTACGGCGGGCCGGAGTTGCCGTGGGCGCGGTTCGCGGAGGCGAGCTACGCCGTGGCGCGAGGGGTGCCGTGGTACGCCTCGAACACGGACCTGACGATTCCGGGGGCGCGGGGGATCGGGCCGGGGAACGGGGCGGCGGTGGAGGTCGTACGGATCGCCACGGGCGGACTGGTGGAGCCGAAGGTCGCGGGGAAGCCGTTGCCGCCGATGCACCGCGAGACGGTGCTGCGGACGGGGGCGGAGCGGCCGCTGGTGGTCGGGGACCGGTTGGACACGGACATCGAGGGCGCGTTCAACGGGGGTGTCGACTCGCTGCTGGTGCTGACCGGGGTGACGGATGTGCCGCAGTTGCTCGCGGCGGTGCCGGAGCACCGGCCGACGTATGTGGACGCGGATCTGCGGGGGTTGCTGACCAGGCAGCCGCAGGTGGTCGGGGTGCACGGCGGCCATGTCTGCGGTGGCTGGTCGGCCGAGGCGCGCGGCGGCGAGCTCGTCCTGGACGGCGAGGGGCCGGCTCTGGACGGGGTGCGGGCGCTGTGCGCGGCGGCGTGGACGGAGGCCGGGGCGGGGGCGTGCGGCTTGGACGCGGGCAAGGCACTGGAGCGGTTGGGGCTGTGACCGGGAGGGGCCTCTCATCGGGGCCCTGACCTGCGGACGGGGATCGAACGCCGATGGCAGGGTAGGCTAACCTAACTGCCGTGTTGGTCGAGAGTCCCTCCCGAGCGAGCGCGGATTCGACCGGCCCTGACCAGACGCCGACGCGCCGGCATTCCGTGCGCGCCGTCGGTTTGGTCGTGGCCGTCGGAGTCCTGCTGCTGGTCTGTGTCCTGAGCGTCATGATCGGCGCCAAACCGGTGCCGCTCGGCGATGTGTGGCACGGGCTGTTCCGGAACACCGGTGTCGGAAACGACGTCATCATCCATGACGTGCGCGTCCCCCGCACGCTCCTCGGGCTGCTCGTGGGCGTCGCCCTCGGCCTCTCCGGGGCCGTGATGCAGGGCCTCACCCGTAATCCGCTCGCCGAGCCCGGCCTGCTCGGCGTCAACGCCGGCGCCGCCGCGGCCGTCGTCTCCGCGATCGCGTTCCTCGGGGTCACGGACGTCAGCGACTACATCTGGTTCGCGTTCGCCGGCGCCGCCGTCGTCTCCGTCGTCGTGTACGTCCTCGGTGGCAGCCGCAGCTCCACCCCCGTACGCCTCGCGCTCGCCGGAACCGCCGCCACCGCCGCGCTCTACGGCTACGTCAACGCCGTTCAGTTGCTGAACTCCGCGGCCCTGGACCGGCTCCGCTTCTGGACCGTCGGCTCGCTCGCCTCCGCCGACATGGAGACCGTACGCCGGGTGGCGCCGTTCATCCTCGTCGGTGTGGTGCTCGCCCTGCTCATCTCGCGGCCCCTCAACGCCATGGAGATGGGCGACGACACCGCCCGCGCGCTCGGCGCCAACCTCAACCGCACTCGCGTGATCGCCATGGCGGCCGTCACGCTCATGTGCGGCGCCGCGACGGCCGCGTGTGGGCCGATCGTGTTCCTCGGGCTGATGGTCCCGTATCTCGTACGGGCCATCACCGGCCCCGACATGCGCTGGATCCTCCCCTACGCAGCCGTCCTCTCGCCCGTCCTCCTCCTCGGCTCCGATGTGATCGGACGGCTTGTCGCCCGCCCCGCGGAGCTCCAGGTCGGCATCGTCACCGCGCTGATCGGCGGACCCGTCTTCATCCGCCTCGTCCGCCGCAAGAGGATGGCCCAGCTGTGACCACCAAGACGCTACGGACCGGCGGCGGGCTCTCCCTGCGCTACGCACCCCGCGCCGCGCTTTCCATGGTCGGGCTGCTCGCCCTCACCCTCGCCGCCGCCGTCGTGCTCATCGGCAGCGGCGACTTCCCGATCGCCCCCGGCGACGTCGTCGCGACCCTCCTCGGAAACGGCACCGCCGTCCAGGAGTTCGCGGTCATGGACCTGCGGCTGCCGCGCGTCCTCGTCGCCGTCTTCGTCGGCGCCGCGCTCGGCATCGGCGGAGCCGTCTTCCAGTCCATCTCCCGCAACCCGCTCGGCAGCCCCGACGTCATCGGCTTCGGCCAGGGCGCGACGGTCGGCGCGCTCACCGTCATCGTGCTCTTCCAGGGCAGCGCCATGGCCGCCGCCGGCGGGGCCGTCGTCGGCGCCCTGATCACCGGTGCCGCGATCTACCTGCTGGCCTGGAAGCGCGGGATCCACGGCTACCGGCTCGTCCTCGTCGGCATCGGCGCGGCCGCCATGCTCACCGCCGTCATCCACTACCTCATCACCAAGGCCAACCTGGTCGACGCCACCCGCGCCACGGTCTGGATGACCGGCTCGCTCGACGGGCGCGACTGGGCGCAGTTCTGGCCGCTGTTCGCCGTCAGTTGCGTCCTCGTCCCCCTGGTCCTGGGGCACGGGCGGGCGCTGCGGATGCTGGAGATGGGCGACGACGCCGCGTACGCCCTCGGTGTGAAGGTCGAGCGGACCCGCATCGTGCTGATGGGCTCCGCCGTGCTGCTCGTCGCCGTCGCGACCGCCGCCGCCGGACCCATCGTCTTCGTCTCGCTCAGCGCGCCCCAACTGGCCCGCAGGCTCACCCGCTCGCCCGGCCCCAACCTCGCCGCCTCCGCCCTCATGGGTTCGGCGCTGCTGCTGATCGCCGACTGGACCGCGACCAACGCCTTCGGCGACCGGCAGCTGCCCGTCGGCGTCATCACCGGTGTGCTCGGCGGCTGCTATCTGCTGTGGCTGCTCGTCACCGAACGCAAGGCGGGACGGATATGAACGCGAAGAACGCGAAGGATCTCAGGAGCACCTCCATGGACGGTCAGACCCAGCGGCTCAGCGCGGAGTCGGTCACCCTCGCCTACGACCAGCGGATCATCGCCCGCGACCTGTCCGTGGCGATCCCCGACAATTCCTTCACGGTCATCGTCGGACCCAACGCCTGCGGCAAGTCGACCCTCCTGCGCGCCCTGTCCCGGATGCTCAAGCCGTCCCAGGGGCGGGTGCTTCTCGACGGGCAGACCATCCACACCATGCCGGCGAAGAAGGTCGCCAAGACCCTCGGCCTGCTGCCCCAGTCCTCCATCGCCCCCGACGGCATCACGGTCGCCGACCTGGTGGCCCGCGGCCGCTACCCGCACCAGGGGCTGCTGCGCCAGTGGTCGCCGGAGGACGAGCGGATCGTCCAGGAGTCGATGGCCGCGACCGGCGTCGCCGAGCTGGCGGAGCGGTACGTCGACGAGCTGTCCGGCGGCCAGCGCCAGCGGGTCTGGATCGCGATGGCGCTCGCCCAGCAGACCCCGCTGCTGCTGCTCGACGAGCCCACGACCTTCCTCGACATCCAGCACCAGATCGACGTCCTCGACCTCTGCGCCGAGCTGCACGAGAACCAGGGCCGCACCCTGGTCGCCGTCCTGCACGACCTCAACCACGCCGCCCGGTACGCCACCCATCTCATCGCCGTCCGCGGCGGCGAGGTGGTCGCCGAGGGCCCGCCGGCCGAGGTGGTGACGGCCGAGCTGGTGGAGCGGGTCTTCGGGCTGCGCTGCCAGGTCATCGACGACCCCGAGACGGGCACGCCGCTGGTCGTGCCCGCCGGGCGGAAGGCCCGGGCCAAGAAGCAGGAGCCCGCGCTAAAGAAGTGAGCGCAGCCGGAGCAGATCGCGGAAGCCCGCCTCCAGCCTGACCCGGCCGGAGGCCCAGGCCTTCGCGAAGTTCAGCTCGCCGTTCACCATCGCCACCAGGTCGTCGCCGGTCATCGCCAGCCGGATCTGCGCCTTTGCGGGCGGTGGGCCCGCCACCGTGTCCCGGACCTCGATCCGGCCGTCCGCGAGACGGCCGGTGAACGTGGTGTCCAGGTCCGTGATGTGGCAGCTCAGGGTGCGGTCGAGCGCGGCGGCGCTGCGCACCTCGCCGTCCGCGCGCGAGAGATTGTCCGAAAGTTTGTCGAGTGCGCTACGGCACTCCGTGATCGTGGCCATTGTGATCGACCGTACCCCAGGGCTTCGCGATAGCGTCGGGGCATGAGCGACGTGACGGATGGGACGCCGGCCCCGGAGTCGGACGGGACGCCGGCCGCCGGGACGGATGTGCGTCCCGGGCCGGATGGGCGTCCGGGCCCGGACGAGGAGGGGACGCCGGCCGGAGACGAGGAGGCGGCGTACGAGGCCGCCGCGCCCGCGCCCCTCGGCGTGGAGCGCACCCCGACCGGACGTCCCGCCGTGGACGCCCTCCTGGAGCGTCTTGCCGACGCGGACCACCTCCCGGCGGACGGACACCTGGACGTGTACGAGGATGTACACCGTGGGCTGCGCTCCGAGCTGACGTCGCTCGACGCCGCCCACCCCGGACCGACACCGCCGACCTCGTCGCCCCCCGGTCACCCGACCACCACCCCTCATCGTGGCCCTTCGGGCCGCCCCGACCATCACAGGAGCTGAACCGAACGTGGCAGGAGTGGCACGCCGCCGTCTGGACGCCGAGCTGGTACGCCGCAAGCTCGCCCGCTCGCGCGAACACGCCAGCCAGCTGATCGCCGCAGGGCGGGTGAGCGTCGGCAAGACGGTCGCGACCAAGCCGGCCACCCAGGTGGAGACGGCCGCGGCCATCGTCGTGGCCCAGGACGACGCCGACCCCGACTACGTCTCGCGCGGCGGCCACAAGCTGGCCGGTGCCTTCGCCGCGTTCGTACCGCAGGGGCTGAAGGTCGAGGGTCGGCGGGCGCTGGACGCGGGCGCGTCGACCGGCGGCTTCACCGACGTCCTGCTGCGCGCCGGCGCCGCGCATGTCGTCGCCGTCGACGTCGGCTACGGCCAGCTCGCCTGGTCGCTGCAGAGCGACGACCGGGTCACCGTGAAGGACCGTACGAACGTCCGTGAGCTGACTCTCGAGGCCATCGACGGAACGCCTGTCGACCTCGTCGTCGGCGACCTCTCCTTCATCCCGCTCGGTCTCGTGCTGCCCGCCCTCGCGCGCTGCACCGCCCCCGACGCGGACCTCGTGCTCATGGTCAAGCCGCAGTTCGAGGTGGGCAAGGAACGCCTCGGCACCGGCGGAGTCGTCCGGAGCTCCGAGCTCCGGGCGGACACCGTACGGAACGTGGCGCGCAAGGCCGCCGAGCTCGGGCTCGGGGTGCTGGGCGTGACGGCGAGCCCGCTGCCGGGGCCCTCCGGCAACGTCGAGTACTTTCTGTGGCTGCGGGCAGGGGCGCCCGCGCTGGATCCGGCGGATGTCGACCGCGCCGTGGCGGAGGGACCTCGTTGAGCTCAACGACAGCAGCACAGCGCACCGTTTTCCTGCTCGCGCACACCGGCCGGCCGGCCGCCGTGCGCAGCGCCGAACTCGTCGTCCTCGGGCTGCTGCGCAGCGGGATCGGCGTCCGTGTCCTGGAGGCGGAGGCGGCCGACCTGCCGCTGCCGCCCTCCGTGGAGATGGTGCCGGAGGCCTGCACCGACGCCCTCGAGGGCTGTGAGCTGCTCGTCGTCCTCGGCGGTGACGGGACGCTGCTGCGCGGCTCGGAGTTCTCCCGGGCGTCCGGTGTGCCGATGCTCGGCGTCAACCTGGGCCGGGTGGGCTTCCTCGCGGAGGCCGAGCGCGACGACCTCGACAAGGTCGTCGACCGGGTCGTCACGCGCGCGTACGAGGTCGAGGAGCGGATGACCCTCGACGTCGTCGTGTACGAGAACGGCGACGTACTGCATCGGGACTGGGCCCTGAACGAGGCCGCCGTGCAGAAGGTCTCCCCGGAACGGATGCTGGAGGTCGTGATAGCGATCGACGGCCGGCCGGTCACCGGATTCGGCTGCGACGGCGTGATCTGCGCGACCCCGACGGGCTCCACGGCGTACGCCTTCTCGGCCGGCGGACCGGTGATCTGGCCGGAGGTCGAGGCGCTGCTGATGGTCCCGATCGGGGCGCACGCGCTGTTCGCGAAGCCGCTGGTGACGACGCCGGAATCGGTGCTCACGGTGGAGGTCGAGCCGCACACCCCGCACGGGGTGCTGTGGTGCGACGGCCGACGGACGGTGGAACTCCCTTCGGGAGCACGGGTGGAGGTGCGGCGCGGGGAGGTTCCCGTACGGCTGGCGCGGCTGCACCACGCCTCGTTCACGGACCGTCTCGTGGCGAAGTTCGCCCTGCCGGTGTCGGGGTGGCGCGGCGCGCCGCACTGAGGCGCCGGGGCGGCCCCTGACTCCCCACCCCCACGGGTGACACCCGCATCCCCGACCTGCGCGTTCGTACCGTTCCGGCAGGGGCCGTCGCACAGCCGGGCCTCGACCTCGTAAGGTCTTCCCCGTGTTGGAGGAGATGCGGATACGGTCGCTCGGGGTCATCGACGACGCTGTTGTCGAGCTGTCGCCCGGTTTCACCGCGGTGACGGGTGAGACCGGTGCGGGCAAGACCATGGTCGTCACGAGCCTGGGGCTGCTGCTCGGCGGGCGCGCCGACCCCGCCCTGGTGCGGATCGGCGCCGGCTCGGCCGTCGTCGAGGGGCGGATCACGCTGCCCGAGGGCGCGGCAGCCGCCGCACGGGCGGTGGAGGCGGGCGCCGAGCTCGACGACGGCGCGCTGCTCGTCAGCCGGACGGTCTCGGCCGAGGGGCGCTCGCGCGCCCACCTCGGCGGGCGCTCCGTGCCTGTCGGCCTGCTCGCCGAGCTCGCCGACGAACTCGTCGCCGTCCACGGCCAGACAGACCAGCAGGGCCTGCTCAAGCCGGCCCGCCAGCGCGGCGCCCTGGACCGGTACGCGGGCGACGCCGTCGCCGTACCGCTGGCCGCGTACGGGGAGGCGTACCGGCGGCTGCGGGCCGTCGTCGCCGAGCTGGACGAGATCACCACGCGTGCGCGGGAACGGGCCCAGGAAGCCGATCTGCTGCGCTTCGGACTCGGCGAGATCGAGGCCGTCGAGCCGCTGCCCGGTGAGGACACCGAGCTGGCCGCGGAGGCGGAGCGGCTCGGCCACGCGGAGGCCCTGGCCTCCGCCGCCGCCCTGGCGCACGCGGCGCTCGCCGGACAGCCCGAGGACCCGGAGGCCGTCGACGCGACGACCCTGGTCGCGGGCGCGGGGCGGGCCCTGGAGGCCGTACGGTCGCACGACCCGGCGCTCGCCGCGCTGGCGGACCGGATGGGGGAGATCTCCATCCTGCTCGCCGACGTGGCCGGGGAGCTGGCCGGGTACGCCGACAACCTGGACGCCGACCCGCGCCGGCTCGCGGCCGTCGAGGAGCGGCGCGCGGCGCTGACCCAGCTCACCCGGAAGTACGGCGCGGACGTCGCCGCCGTGCTGGCCTGGGCGCAGGAGAGCGCGGTCCGGCTCACCGAGCTGGAGGGCGACGACGACAAGGTCGGCGAGCTGACGGCCGAGCGGGACGCGCTGCGGACCGAACTGTCGGTCCTCGCGCAGGCGCTCACGGACGCCCGTACGGAGGCGGCGGCCCGGTTCGCCGACGCCGTCACCGCCGAACTGGCCTCGCTGGCCATGCCCCACGCGCGCGTGTCCTTCGACATCCGGCAGACAGAGTCCGTCGACGAGGCTTCGGGCGTCGAGGTCGGCGGGCGGACCGTGGCCTACGGGCCGTCGGGCGCCGACGAGGTCGAGCTGCTGCTCGCCCCGCACCCGGGCGCGCCGCCGCGGCCGATCGCGAAGGGCGCGTCCGGCGGTGAGCTGTCCCGGGTGATGCTGGCCGTCGAGGTCGTCTTCGCGGGCACGGACCCGGTGCCGACGTATCTCTTCGACGAGGTCGACGCGGGCGTCGGCGGCAAGGCGGCCGTGGAGATCGGCCGCCGCCTCGCCAAGCTCGCCAAGTCGGCGCAGGTCGTGGTCGTCACGCACCTGCCGCAGGTCGCGGCGTTCGCCGACCGGCAGCTGCTGGTGGAGAAGACCAACGACGGGTCCGTGACCCGGTCCGGTGTCACCGTCCTGGAGGGCGAGGACCGGGTCCGCGAGCTGTCGCGGATGCTGGCCGGCCAGGAGGACTCGGAGACGGCCAGGGCGCACGCGGAGGAACTGCTGGCGACGGCACGGGCGGACGGCTGACGGGGGCTTGGGCGGGGCTTCCCGACTCGGCCGCCGGCTCACCCCGGCGCCGAGCGGTGTCACCCGCACTTCCGGCGGGGCCGTGTCCGGCGGAACCGGGCGGGCACGTCGGGCGTGTGTGTGGGCGGGCGGGGCGAGGTTCCACCCTGGCGCTCGGCGCCGTCACCCGCGCGCCTAGGCTGGGCCCATGATCGGGAAGCTGGGCAGGGCCGGGACCTTCGCGGTGGCGGCGGGCGTGAGCCGGGCCGTCTATGCCGGGCTCCGGCGTCGGGACGACGAGCGGTGGCGGCGGGAGAACCACGCCGGTCGGAGCGTCGATCTGTACGCGGGTCCCGCGACCGCCGTCGGGACCGCGCTGGCCACGGCGAGCGCAGCGAGGTGGGGGTCCCCCCGGCCGGAGGCCGGGGGAGCACCGGCGGCCTTCGCCGTCCTCGCCGCCGGCGCCTGCGGGGCGTACGACGATGTGAAGGGCGACCACCGGAGGGGCTTCCGGGCGCACCTCGATGCCCTGCGGCACGGTGAGGTCACCAGCGGCGCCGTGAAGCTGCTCGGGATCGGCGCGGCCGGGCTCGTGGCCGGGGCGCTGCTGAAGGAGCGTCCGGTCGACAAGGTCCTGGCGGGCGTGGTGATCGCGGGCACCGCGCACCTCGTCAACCTCGTGGACGTGGCTCCCGGGCGCGCCGCGTTGACGGTCCTGGGGCTCGGTGCGCCCGGACTCCTGCGCGGATCGCTCGCAGCCGCGCCGATGGGCGCCGCGGCTGCCGTCCTCACCGACGACCTCGGTGAGCGCACCATGCTCGGTGACACGGGCGCGCACGCGCTCGGCGCGGCCGTCGGCAGCGCGATCGCCGCCGGGAACGGGCGGTTCGGACTCGCCGTCCACGCGGCGGGGCTCATCGCCGCGGCGGCGTGCGGAGAGAGGCTTGGTGACCTCGCGCGCTCACCCATGTGAGTGATACCGCGCGGCGAGTTGAGGGCTCGGACACGGGAACGAGGCGGCTTCGGTGCCGGAACGTGCGTACGGGCTGGCATCCTTGGGCGCGTGACACAGCTCCGTACGGTCCAAGTGCTGGGCGGCGGCAGCGCGGGCAGCAGCGCTCACGTCAGATCACTTGCCTCGGGGCTGGTGGCGAGGGGCGTGCGGGTGACCGTGTGCGCCCCGGCCGAACTCGACCGCGCCTACGACTTCATCGGTGCCGGCGCACACTTCGTGCCCGTCCCGCGCCGTAACGACCCCGCGACGGTCGCGGCGCTCCGCAACGCCTGCATCGGCGCGGACGTCGTGCACGCGCACGGGCTGCACGCCTCCGTGCGGGCGATGCTCGCCCTGTCGGGTGGGGTGCGGACGCCCTCGCTGGTGACGACCTGGCACACCCGTAGCCATGTGGACGGCGCGCGGGGCGGGCTGCTGCGTCTCCTTGAACGAAGGACCGCGCGGGCGGCCGCCGTCGTCCTCGGCACCTCCTCCGAACTCGTCGACCGGGCGCGGCGGCGCGGGGCGCGGGACGTCCGGCTTGCGCCGGTGACGGTGCCCGCGTCGCGTGCACCGGTCTGTCTGCACGACGGGAAGGCGCGGGCAGAACTGGGGGCGGTGGACCGGCCGCTGCTGATGGCCGTCGGCGCGCTGGTGCCCGAGCGGGGGTACGGGATGCTGCTGGACGCGGCGCGCGTGTGGCGGGACCTGGACCCGCAGCCGCTGCTCGTCATCGCGGGGGAGGGGCGCGAACGGGCCGCGATGCAGCGGCGGATCGAGGCGGAGGGGCTGGCGGTCCGGCTGATCGGCAGTCGGGACGACGTGGCGGAGCTGCTGGCCGCGGCGGACGTGGCGGTCCTGACGTCGCGTTGGGAGGCCCGCTCCCCGCTGGCGCAGGAGGCGCTGCGGCTCGGAGTACCCCTGGTCGCGACGGCCGTCGGCGGGGTGCCCGAACTGGTCGGGGACGCGGCGGAGTTGGTGCCGTGGGGGGACGCGGTGGCGCTGGCGGAGGTGGTGCGGGGGCTGTTGGCGGATGTGGACCGGCGGATGGACCTGGCCGCCGCGGGGCGGGTGCAGGCGGGCACATGGCCCACGGAGGACGAGACGATCGCACACGTCCTGAGCGTGTACGACGAGCTGTCGGACCGCCGCTGACGGCGGTCCGGCCACAGCGGCGCCCTACGGTGTGTGGCGCCTCGCCCGGAGCGCCAGCGACAGGGCCAGGACCGTCTGCGGGTCGTCCAGGTCCGTGCCGAGGAGCTCGGAGATCCGGGCCAGGCGGTTGTAGAGCGTCTGGCGGTTCAGGTGGAGTTCGCGGGCCGTCTCCGCCTTGCGGCCCGCGTGGGCCAGATAGGTCTCCAGGGTCGGGAGCAGCGGCGGGCGTGAGGTGCGGTCGTGCTCCCGCAGCGGCCC contains:
- a CDS encoding DUF1015 domain-containing protein is translated as MNTSGPAADDVRADGLHMVPFRGLRYVPERVGSLAAVTSPPYDVVVRPDGLHHLESADPHNIVRLILPQAITAGTRHRKAAVTLDRWLADGVLAPDPEPALYVYEQSGDGILQRGIIGALELSTPAEGIVLPHEDVMPHVVEDRAALMRTTAANLEPLLLTYRGEGDGAAEVIERTVRREPLLATTTEDGFSHRLWAVTDPAELAAVSAALAEHQALIADGHHRWATYLRLREEHTQPSPWNYGLVLLIDTARYPLRVRAIHRLLNRLPVADAIAALGDGFRVRRIEGPLSTAMETLESATADGNAFVLAGDGAFHLLDRPDPALLARTIRADRPEAWRTLDATILHSTLLDHVWHIPDAPEEISYIHDTEAAVAQAERRGGTAVLMHPVREDVVRDLARQGVTMPRKSTSFGPKPATGLVLRSLALD
- a CDS encoding HAD hydrolase-like protein, which codes for MGDGVRGRQGRFRPGGSERALSEAYDTALLDLDGVVYAGGEAIPYAVEALGSARAGGMHLAYVTNNALRTPDAVAAHLTELGVPAEAGDVITSAQAVARLIADEVPAGSRVLVIGGEGLRVALRERGLVPVESADEDGLAAVVQGYGGPELPWARFAEASYAVARGVPWYASNTDLTIPGARGIGPGNGAAVEVVRIATGGLVEPKVAGKPLPPMHRETVLRTGAERPLVVGDRLDTDIEGAFNGGVDSLLVLTGVTDVPQLLAAVPEHRPTYVDADLRGLLTRQPQVVGVHGGHVCGGWSAEARGGELVLDGEGPALDGVRALCAAAWTEAGAGACGLDAGKALERLGL
- a CDS encoding iron chelate uptake ABC transporter family permease subunit; translation: MAVGVLLLVCVLSVMIGAKPVPLGDVWHGLFRNTGVGNDVIIHDVRVPRTLLGLLVGVALGLSGAVMQGLTRNPLAEPGLLGVNAGAAAAVVSAIAFLGVTDVSDYIWFAFAGAAVVSVVVYVLGGSRSSTPVRLALAGTAATAALYGYVNAVQLLNSAALDRLRFWTVGSLASADMETVRRVAPFILVGVVLALLISRPLNAMEMGDDTARALGANLNRTRVIAMAAVTLMCGAATAACGPIVFLGLMVPYLVRAITGPDMRWILPYAAVLSPVLLLGSDVIGRLVARPAELQVGIVTALIGGPVFIRLVRRKRMAQL
- a CDS encoding iron chelate uptake ABC transporter family permease subunit produces the protein MTTKTLRTGGGLSLRYAPRAALSMVGLLALTLAAAVVLIGSGDFPIAPGDVVATLLGNGTAVQEFAVMDLRLPRVLVAVFVGAALGIGGAVFQSISRNPLGSPDVIGFGQGATVGALTVIVLFQGSAMAAAGGAVVGALITGAAIYLLAWKRGIHGYRLVLVGIGAAAMLTAVIHYLITKANLVDATRATVWMTGSLDGRDWAQFWPLFAVSCVLVPLVLGHGRALRMLEMGDDAAYALGVKVERTRIVLMGSAVLLVAVATAAAGPIVFVSLSAPQLARRLTRSPGPNLAASALMGSALLLIADWTATNAFGDRQLPVGVITGVLGGCYLLWLLVTERKAGRI
- a CDS encoding ABC transporter ATP-binding protein, which produces MDGQTQRLSAESVTLAYDQRIIARDLSVAIPDNSFTVIVGPNACGKSTLLRALSRMLKPSQGRVLLDGQTIHTMPAKKVAKTLGLLPQSSIAPDGITVADLVARGRYPHQGLLRQWSPEDERIVQESMAATGVAELAERYVDELSGGQRQRVWIAMALAQQTPLLLLDEPTTFLDIQHQIDVLDLCAELHENQGRTLVAVLHDLNHAARYATHLIAVRGGEVVAEGPPAEVVTAELVERVFGLRCQVIDDPETGTPLVVPAGRKARAKKQEPALKK
- a CDS encoding SCP2 sterol-binding domain-containing protein — protein: MATITECRSALDKLSDNLSRADGEVRSAAALDRTLSCHITDLDTTFTGRLADGRIEVRDTVAGPPPAKAQIRLAMTGDDLVAMVNGELNFAKAWASGRVRLEAGFRDLLRLRSLL
- a CDS encoding TlyA family RNA methyltransferase; translated protein: MAGVARRRLDAELVRRKLARSREHASQLIAAGRVSVGKTVATKPATQVETAAAIVVAQDDADPDYVSRGGHKLAGAFAAFVPQGLKVEGRRALDAGASTGGFTDVLLRAGAAHVVAVDVGYGQLAWSLQSDDRVTVKDRTNVRELTLEAIDGTPVDLVVGDLSFIPLGLVLPALARCTAPDADLVLMVKPQFEVGKERLGTGGVVRSSELRADTVRNVARKAAELGLGVLGVTASPLPGPSGNVEYFLWLRAGAPALDPADVDRAVAEGPR
- a CDS encoding NAD kinase encodes the protein MSSTTAAQRTVFLLAHTGRPAAVRSAELVVLGLLRSGIGVRVLEAEAADLPLPPSVEMVPEACTDALEGCELLVVLGGDGTLLRGSEFSRASGVPMLGVNLGRVGFLAEAERDDLDKVVDRVVTRAYEVEERMTLDVVVYENGDVLHRDWALNEAAVQKVSPERMLEVVIAIDGRPVTGFGCDGVICATPTGSTAYAFSAGGPVIWPEVEALLMVPIGAHALFAKPLVTTPESVLTVEVEPHTPHGVLWCDGRRTVELPSGARVEVRRGEVPVRLARLHHASFTDRLVAKFALPVSGWRGAPH
- the recN gene encoding DNA repair protein RecN; amino-acid sequence: MRIRSLGVIDDAVVELSPGFTAVTGETGAGKTMVVTSLGLLLGGRADPALVRIGAGSAVVEGRITLPEGAAAAARAVEAGAELDDGALLVSRTVSAEGRSRAHLGGRSVPVGLLAELADELVAVHGQTDQQGLLKPARQRGALDRYAGDAVAVPLAAYGEAYRRLRAVVAELDEITTRARERAQEADLLRFGLGEIEAVEPLPGEDTELAAEAERLGHAEALASAAALAHAALAGQPEDPEAVDATTLVAGAGRALEAVRSHDPALAALADRMGEISILLADVAGELAGYADNLDADPRRLAAVEERRAALTQLTRKYGADVAAVLAWAQESAVRLTELEGDDDKVGELTAERDALRTELSVLAQALTDARTEAAARFADAVTAELASLAMPHARVSFDIRQTESVDEASGVEVGGRTVAYGPSGADEVELLLAPHPGAPPRPIAKGASGGELSRVMLAVEVVFAGTDPVPTYLFDEVDAGVGGKAAVEIGRRLAKLAKSAQVVVVTHLPQVAAFADRQLLVEKTNDGSVTRSGVTVLEGEDRVRELSRMLAGQEDSETARAHAEELLATARADG